A genome region from Tolypothrix sp. PCC 7712 includes the following:
- the smpB gene encoding SsrA-binding protein SmpB, which produces MSDKSEGYKVVSDNRQARYLYEILETYEAGIQLTGTEVKSIRAGKVNLQDGYALIRNGEAWLINVHISPYVASGQYFNHEPRRTRKLLLHRQELRKLIGKVEQQGLTLVPLKMYFKRGWVKVSIALGKGKKLHDKRDDLKRRQDQRDIQRAIKNY; this is translated from the coding sequence ATGAGCGACAAGAGCGAAGGTTACAAAGTAGTTAGCGACAATCGTCAAGCCCGTTATTTGTATGAAATCCTAGAAACTTACGAAGCTGGAATTCAGTTAACGGGAACCGAGGTTAAGTCCATTCGTGCAGGTAAGGTGAATCTCCAAGATGGCTATGCTTTAATTCGCAATGGCGAAGCATGGTTAATCAACGTGCATATTTCTCCTTATGTTGCTAGTGGGCAATATTTCAATCATGAGCCACGCCGTACAAGAAAACTATTACTACATCGTCAAGAACTCCGCAAGCTAATTGGCAAAGTAGAACAACAAGGTTTAACTTTAGTTCCCTTAAAAATGTACTTCAAACGCGGTTGGGTAAAAGTTAGTATAGCCCTTGGCAAAGGTAAAAAGCTCCACGACAAGCGCGACGACCTCAAACGGCGACAAGACCAACGCGACATTCAACGCGCGATCAAAAATTATTAA
- a CDS encoding response regulator transcription factor encodes MPLMILVVDDDLGTRLSISDYLELSGYSVITANDGQEALLMVEEYHPDLIVTDIVMPRMNGYELVRRVRQQSKFRLLPVILLTARTKTQERILGYQSGCDLYLPKPFELEELAAAIRNLLERSQIIQSEYRFSEQENLGNSQSIKPMTAQSSQMTQVQKSPMISDLTPREQEVLELLTHGLSNAEMGHQLHLSARTVEKYVSSLLRKTATSNRAELVRFAMKHGLVE; translated from the coding sequence ATGCCCTTGATGATCCTTGTAGTGGATGATGATCTGGGCACTCGTCTGTCTATTAGCGATTATCTTGAACTCTCTGGCTATTCAGTAATCACCGCTAATGACGGTCAAGAGGCTTTGTTGATGGTGGAAGAGTATCATCCCGATCTAATTGTCACCGATATTGTCATGCCACGAATGAATGGCTATGAACTGGTGCGCCGAGTACGTCAACAATCAAAGTTCCGTTTATTACCTGTAATTTTATTAACAGCGCGGACAAAGACTCAGGAAAGGATTCTGGGATATCAGTCGGGGTGTGATTTGTACTTACCCAAACCTTTTGAGCTAGAAGAGTTAGCCGCTGCTATTCGCAATTTGTTAGAGCGATCGCAAATTATTCAATCAGAGTACCGTTTTTCTGAACAAGAAAATTTGGGCAATTCTCAATCAATAAAACCAATGACAGCCCAGTCATCTCAAATGACTCAAGTTCAGAAATCGCCAATGATCTCAGATCTCACACCTAGAGAACAAGAAGTGTTAGAACTTTTAACTCATGGGCTTTCAAATGCCGAAATGGGTCATCAGTTACATCTGAGTGCGCGGACTGTAGAAAAGTATGTGAGTAGTTTATTGAGGAAAACAGCAACAAGCAACCGCGCCGAACTGGTACGGTTTGCAATGAAGCATGGTCTAGTCGAATAA
- a CDS encoding low molecular weight protein-tyrosine-phosphatase — protein MPYKLLFVCLGNICRSPSAENIMTHLIEQADLSDEIICDSAGTSSYHIGSPPDRRMSAAAAKKLGIKLRGHARQFQKTDFQDFDLILAMDRENYDNILALAATPQDRDRVHLICDFCSHYTLKEVPDPYYGGSDGFEQVIDLLVDACEGLLKYVLSQQARS, from the coding sequence ATGCCCTACAAGCTACTATTTGTCTGCCTGGGTAATATCTGTCGCTCGCCATCGGCAGAAAATATTATGACTCATCTCATCGAACAGGCAGACTTGAGCGATGAGATTATTTGCGATTCTGCTGGTACCTCCAGCTATCACATTGGGAGCCCGCCTGACCGTCGCATGAGTGCTGCGGCTGCTAAAAAATTAGGGATTAAACTGCGCGGTCATGCTCGCCAGTTCCAGAAAACTGATTTTCAAGATTTTGACTTAATTTTGGCGATGGATCGGGAAAATTACGACAATATCTTGGCTTTGGCTGCAACACCGCAAGACCGCGATCGCGTCCATTTGATTTGTGATTTTTGTTCTCACTATACCTTAAAAGAAGTACCTGACCCTTATTACGGTGGTAGTGACGGCTTCGAGCAAGTAATTGATTTACTGGTTGATGCTTGTGAAGGTCTGCTTAAATATGTTTTAAGTCAGCAAGCACGCTCTTAA
- a CDS encoding YbaB/EbfC family nucleoid-associated protein codes for MTGKGQGFGFGLGKMKELAEAFKKAQQVQEGAKRLQEELEQMEIQGESGGGLIKVIVSGNQEPKRVEISPEALGEGAEVLSDLVTVAMKDAYNKSTATMRERMEDLTSGLELPGF; via the coding sequence ATGACAGGAAAAGGACAGGGTTTCGGCTTTGGCTTGGGAAAAATGAAAGAACTGGCCGAAGCTTTCAAAAAAGCGCAGCAAGTTCAAGAAGGCGCAAAGCGGCTCCAAGAAGAGTTGGAGCAAATGGAGATTCAAGGAGAGTCTGGCGGTGGTCTGATCAAGGTAATTGTCAGTGGCAACCAAGAACCCAAGCGCGTGGAAATTTCTCCAGAAGCTTTGGGAGAAGGTGCAGAAGTACTGTCCGATTTGGTAACAGTAGCCATGAAAGATGCTTACAACAAGTCCACAGCTACCATGCGGGAACGTATGGAAGATTTGACCAGTGGACTAGAACTGCCGGGATTTTAG